A part of Streptantibioticus cattleyicolor NRRL 8057 = DSM 46488 genomic DNA contains:
- a CDS encoding TetR/AcrR family transcriptional regulator, producing MSENVKKPTSPRQRYRVQNREEIKRLATEQLARSGPAGISLSRIAGRMGFTAPALYRYFANRDELITELIVDAYEDLATAVEAAVEEGSEPRHQLGELAGAVRRWVLAHPHRYLLIAGAPLPGYRAPERTTESARRVLGPFVAVFARLPRDPGTGLDRQFQHWLETDDAAGDWVRTYHGDAAALRAAVSAWSRMHGVLSLELQGNFGGMDFDPELLFVTEVMALAGG from the coding sequence GTGAGTGAGAATGTCAAGAAGCCGACGAGTCCACGCCAGCGCTACCGGGTGCAGAACCGCGAGGAGATCAAACGGCTCGCCACCGAGCAGCTCGCCCGCTCCGGCCCGGCCGGCATCTCGCTGTCGCGGATCGCGGGGCGGATGGGCTTCACCGCCCCCGCGCTCTACCGGTACTTCGCCAACCGCGACGAGCTGATCACCGAGCTGATCGTGGACGCCTACGAGGACCTGGCCACGGCCGTCGAGGCCGCCGTCGAGGAGGGCTCCGAGCCCCGGCACCAACTCGGCGAGCTGGCCGGGGCCGTCCGGCGCTGGGTGCTCGCCCACCCGCACCGCTATCTGCTGATCGCGGGCGCCCCGCTCCCCGGCTACCGGGCGCCGGAGCGGACGACGGAATCGGCCCGCCGCGTCCTCGGACCGTTCGTCGCCGTCTTCGCCCGGCTGCCCCGCGACCCCGGCACCGGCCTCGACCGGCAGTTCCAGCACTGGCTGGAGACCGACGACGCGGCCGGTGACTGGGTGCGTACCTACCACGGGGACGCCGCCGCGCTACGGGCCGCGGTGAGCGCCTGGTCCCGCATGCACGGCGTGCTCAGCCTGGAGCTGCAAGGCAACTTCGGCGGGATGGACTTCGACCCCGAACTCCTCTTCGTCACCGAGGTGATGGCGCTCGCCGGGGGGTGA